The following proteins are encoded in a genomic region of Ananas comosus cultivar F153 unplaced genomic scaffold, ASM154086v1, whole genome shotgun sequence:
- the LOC109705166 gene encoding 22.0 kDa class IV heat shock protein-like: MKRSVAFSVTVILLPLLQLLTLAPLTAGSLLTWLDRPGSPVPDRVLADPFRILEQVPFALDRDDVAMVDVARVDWRETPTSHEIIMDVPGIKREELKIEIEENRILRVSGERRRDDEKKGEHWHCIERSYGKFWRRFRLPDNADLDSVTAKLEDGVLTVSLKKLAPDQIKGPRVVSIGGGGESESEGEGEEKKKKITAADAEKKVEL; the protein is encoded by the exons ATGAAACGATCCGTTGCCTTCTCCGTTACCGTTATCTTATTGCCACTGTTGCAGCTGCTAACTTTAGCGCCGCTAACGGCCGGTTCGCTGCTGACGTGGCTGGACCGGCCCGGGAGTCCGGTCCCGGACCGGGTTCTCGCCGACCCGTTCCGGATCCTGGAGCAGGTGCCCTTCGCGCTGGACCGGGATGACGTGGCGATGGTCGACGTGGCGCGCGTGGATTGGAGGGAGACCCCCACGTCCCACGAGATCATCATGGACGTACCAG GTATAAAAAGAGAGGAGCTGAAGATAGAGATAGAGGAGAACAGGATCCTCCGCGTCAGCGGCGAGCGAAGGCGAGACGACGAGAAAAAGGGGGAGCACTGGCACTGCATCGAGCGGTCCTACGGCAAATTCTGGCGCCGGTTCCGGCTCCCGGACAATGCCGACCTCGACTCCGTCACCGCGAAGCTCGAGGACGGGGTCCTCACGGTGAGCCTCAAGAAACTGGCCCCTGACCAGATCAAGGGCCCGAGAGTAGTGAGCATCGGCGGTGGcggggagagcgagagcgagggcgagggcgaggagaagaagaagaagattaccGCCGCCGACGCAGAAAAGAAAGTTGAGCTatga